In a genomic window of Tripterygium wilfordii isolate XIE 37 chromosome 8, ASM1340144v1, whole genome shotgun sequence:
- the LOC120003829 gene encoding NPL4-like protein 1, which produces MMLRIRSRDGLERVSVDDPHITVAQLQSLIQNQLRIPTHNQTLSTNQNLLLAKTPSDLLRFTDMSNPNTKLSSLNLSHGSIVFLAYEGERTIAGPTVQPAGSFGRKMTMDDLIAKQMRVTRQETSHCESVSFDRDCANAFQHYVNETLAFAVKRGGFMYGTVADDGKVEVNFIYEPPQQGTEENLMLFIDPQEERIVDAIAMGLGMRRVGFIFTQTIMQDKKDYTLSNREVLQAVELHAESGLKEWVTAVVKLEVNEDGVADVHFEAFQMSDMCIRLFKEGWFEKEIGEDVDPKLSKMKKDVVVGGKDVKEVDNDFFLVVVKILDHQGPLSSTFPIENRINQVTMRALKNHLDRAKSLPFVKRISDFHLLFFLAKSLDLGNDIAGLAVCVQTQTAIPEGYQLIIESVANAS; this is translated from the exons TCCAATCCCTCATCCAAAACCAGCTCCGGATCCCTACTCACAACCAGACCCTCTCCACCAACCAAAACCTCTTATTGGCCAAAACCCCAAGCGATCTCCTCCGATTCACCGACATGTCCAATCCCAACACCAAACTCTCCTCCCTTAATCTTTCTCACGGTTCTATCGTCTTCCTTGCGTACGAGGGCGAGCGTACCATTGCGGGCCCCACTGTCCAACCTGCGGGTTCCTTTGGCAGGAAGATGACCATGGATGATCTCATCGCCAAGCAGATGCGGGTTACCAGACAGGAAACCTCACACTGCGAATCGGTCTCCTTCGATCGTGACTGTGCCAATGCGTTTCAACACTATGTGAACGAGACACTTGCTTTTGCTGTCAAGAGAGGTGGGTTTATGTACGGTACAGTGGCGGATGATGGCAAAGTGGAGGTGAATTTCATCTATGAGCCGCCGCAGCAAGGTACTGAGGAGAACTTGATGCTTTTCATAGACCCTCAGGAGGAGAGAATTGTGGATGCGATCGCTATGGGGCTTGGGATGCGTAGAGTGGGGTTTATATTCACGCAAACAATCATGCAGGATAAGAAGGATTATACGCTGTCGAATAGGGAGGTTTTGCAGGCAGTGGAGCTTCACGCAGAGAGCGGATTGAAGGAGTGGGTAACTGCCGTGGTGAAGCTAGAGGTGAATGAAGATGGGGTTGCTGATGTGCATTTTGAGGCGTTTCAGATGAGCGATATGTGTATTAGGTTGTTTAAGGAAGGGTGGTTTGAGAAAGAGATAGGGGAAGATGTTGATCCTAAACTCTCCAAGATGAAGAAGGATGTGGTTGTTGGAGGGAAGGATGTTAAGGAGGTCGACAATGATTTCTTCTTGGTTGTGGTGAAGATTCTTGATCACCAG GGACCTCTTTCATCAACCTTTCCCATTGAGAACCGAATCAACCAAGTGACGATGAGGGCACTGAAGAATCATCTGGACCGGGCAAAGAGTCTTCCGTTTGTGAAGAGAATTTCTGATTTCCATTTACTATTTTTCCTGGCGAAGTCTTTGGACCTCGGTAATGACATTGCTGGATTGGCAGTGTGTGTGCAGACACAAACAGCCATACCAGAAGGTTATCAGCTCATCATTGAGTCGGTGGCTAACgcttcttga
- the LOC120003831 gene encoding SOSS complex subunit B homolog, with protein sequence MRQDREESLHSNELVRRMQFLKDIVPAAQNNINTKFILLDKGRITMEGQNKTCLALVADETAAVHFQLWGDECDYFESGDIIHLIDGIFSYNRSSSLVLRAGRRGKIEKVGEFTMVFVETPNMSEIRWVPDPNNPKIYVQESIIAPHSRMFTPML encoded by the exons ATGAGGCAAGATAGGGAAGAATCATTACATAGCAATGAACTG GTTAGAAGAATGCAGTTCTTGAAGGATATAGTGCCTGCAGCTCAAAACAACATAAATACAAAGTTCATACTGTTGGACAAAGGAAGGATAACAATGGAAGGCCAAAATAAGACATGCTTGGCACTTGTGGCTGATGAGACAGCTGCTGTTCACTTCCAACTATGGGGTGATGAGTGTGACTACTTTGAATCCGGCGACATTATTCATTTGATCGATGGCATCTTCTCTTACAATCGTAGCAGTAGTCTCGTTCTGAGAGCAGGAAGGAGagggaaaatagagaaagtaGGAGAATTCACCATGGTATTTGTGGAGACACCTAACATGAGTGAGATCCGCTGGGTTCCTGATCCCAACAATCCCAAGATTTATGTCCAAGAGTCTATCATTGCTCCACATTCGCGGATGTTCACTCCAATGCTTTGA
- the LOC120003830 gene encoding basic leucine zipper 23-like, translated as MDEDREVELSDTNGILQNRCSSGDFLNSVSVDSLLDDFLRNTRTCTHTHTCNPPGPDAAHTHTCYHTHTQVLTSEEDDQSKNEEKPSSKQKRPLGNREAVRKYREKKKAHTAYLEEEVKQLHLVNQQLVKKLQGQAILEAEVLRLRSLLADLRGKIDNELGISVPPNTILNDGDCAVQSTGEATGLRCQTDLPCLHPYAEGSSSQASIGINGTELVAPWEGNCQPPVVDCQVNTIDMLSAEERTLETVEALISSSSQAE; from the coding sequence ATGGATGAGGATAGGGAAGTGGAGCTTTCAGATACTAATGGTATTTTACAAAATCGCTGCTCATCTGGTGATTTTCTGAATTCAGTATCTGTAGATTCTCTCCTTGATGACTTCTTAAGGAACACCAGAACATGCACACACACTCACACTTGCAACCCACCTGGTCCGGACGCTGCACATACACATACATGCTACCACACACACACCCAAGTTTTAACATCTGAAGAAGACGATCAATCAAAGAATGAAGAGAAACCCAGTTCAAAACAGAAAAGACCATTGGGAAATAGGGAAGCAGTTCGAAAGTACAGGGAGAAAAAGAAGGCACATACAGCTTACTTGGAAGAGGAAGTCAAGCAGTTGCACCTGGTAAATCAACAGCTAGTTAAGAAACTGCAGGGGCAGGCAATTCTTGAAGCTGAGGTTTTGAGATTGAGAAGTCTCTTGGCAGACCTTAGGGGAAAAATCGATAATGAGTTGGGTATTTCTGTTCCGCCGAATACCATTTTGAATGATGGTGATTGTGCTGTACAGTCCACTGGTGAGGCAACTGGTCTCAGGTGCCAGACTGATTTACCATGCTTGCATCCATATGCTGAGGGGTCATCATCACAGGCTAGTATTGGCATAAATGGGACGGAGCTAGTAGCTCCATGGGAGGGGAATTGTCAGCCTCCAGTAGTAGATTGTCAAGTTAACACGATTGATATGTTAAGTGCTGAAGAACGAACCCTGGAGACGGTTGAAGCATTGATTTCATCATCATCTCAGGCTGAATGA